gaagggggagattgttgaatagtcccacattggttgtggaagggcaaaggacctaagatgtatgtgggggagcccctcacctcaatgactagcttttggggtgggaaaggttgacaaaacgctttttgttcttaagcatggtgataatcaactttttgttcagatttatgtggatgatatcatctttggttgttcgacaCACGCcttggttgtagattttgctgagactatgcgcagggaatttgagatgagcatgatgggtgagttatcgtactttttgggattgcaaattaagcaaacacctcaaggtacttttgtgcatcaaacgaagtatacgaaggatcttttgagacggttcaagatggagaattgcaagccaatttcaacaccaattggttctacagctgtgttggatcatgatgaagatggtgaaactgttgatcaaaaggagtatagaagcatgattggatctttgttgtatctaactgcttctaggccagacatacaatttgctgtgtgtttgtgtgcacgctttcaagcttctcctcgtgcttcacatcgtcaagcggtcaagcgaataatgaggtatttgaatcatacacttaagtttggaatttggtattctacttcatcttctatatgcttaagtggatattccgatgctgattttggaggttgtagaattgataggaaaagtactagtgtaacatgtcattttcttgttATATCgctgattgcatggtcttctagaaaataatctagtgttgctcaatcaactgctgaatctgaatatgttgctgctgctagttgttgtttacagattctttggcttttatctactttgaaagattatggtcttacttttgagaaaatacctctcttttgtgataatactagtgctatctatattgctaagaatcctgttcaacactcacgcacaaagcacattgatattcgctTTCACTTCTTGAGGGATtatgttgagaagggagatgttgaattgcagtttttggacaccaagttgcaaattgctgatattttcactaaacctttggattctaatcgctttgcttttcttcgtggtgaattgggcataattcatccttttggcatggttcgagggggagtttgtacctcatggttttatcaagcgataatatgacaatgaaaaaattgagaaaagagagctttgtttatgtatatggtattttcttgtgcatgctagcaatactttgaaggtttatttgtatctagcatagcttgtatgtattctagtcttttcatgagatttagattttgcttttaagggagatgatgcatgacacttaaattctatacttgaattaagaaaatatgcaatgttgatgctagcatatggtttgatttataaatgctctatatatatgctttattgacttgttattcctcaaatagctttaattgctcattgtgaaaaagagaataaaaaatataaaaaaataaataccgaatccttggaaacagtcttgacggcaaggacgtattcgatgtgagcaaaataatgggtgccgaatccctggaaacaatcttgacgacagggacgtacctggaataaaagagaaaaatatgagcaaaaaggctcaagaaaagaaaaagttaaaaaattctcttggttattttgtgctaaaggttatttgagaaagagtgataaatgcaataggtgtATGTGTTTattgtttattcttcaacctatgtgcttgttaagatgttgcattataaatcgtacgaaatcatgaattttgattgttgattcaagtttaattgtaaaatctttggttcatggttatactttaatgcatgcttgttatgtTATAGacgggttcatcttctttttattgcaacacatgacatgatatgctatatgtatgctaagctcttgaacattaatgaacataattcctatgcttgatgaaatcattgtcaaaagggggagaagtaatgtgaaaatttttggatttttagagcagcaaggtgaatttttggagagttgttgagaagagcatgtttttggttcaattgggaatttctttcttttaaaaagggggagaagttttcttttggatttttgagcgcgatgtgtacatttgtacgaagtgtgctttttaccacttttctttttatttttctaaacaccaaaacatttttatggatttgccaatgtgttcatcaagggggagattgtaaaatcaaaggtgtttttgattattattccgTGATGAACAATtaggcattggagattattggttttgttatttggaatttattcacgaagtggttttggagatgattggatctacaggtgaatcgcaggatcttcattttatgtgaccgggtCAGACCGagctctggtagccggtcagaccggcgtgtaatgcgcggtcagaccggcgcagcccgcggtctgatcGGCCggcactgtgtcggtttcggtttcgggttgtttatttggatattcgagtttatttcatgattatgacttctagatgaatactatacgtttgtaatactattgtttgctgctaatgagtcaagttggagatagcttggtctcggaatatggtttctttgtttgttccatatgtaggtgactcgatgtctcgggagagtatttgcggtgatggaccgggagtcgacttggggataagacgacgtccgtagtggtcagagatcatgcgggatactaaggctagagttgatgcacgtggttgatggagattctatatggcatacaatggagttattgtgtgcgtataggatgcagagtcgaatttggaaggagtccaaatttggtacgattggttatgtaaagtttctttcttgtactagagggtttcctaaggtgtttaggactcttagtatgagtttggttcgtggctttaggctgcctacctcatgtataaatagagggggagcgtgaggcttcccgatatcgctttagagagcaattgagttgagttttgagttagggtttcgagtttagtcgaaatttttgtaaggagtgctgttggtgcactttgtaaacatagagagaatcaataaagtcgtcatccactttaagagctcttcgatttgtgtttaccgagtttcggcggtctaaccggcgatctacCAGCGGTCAGATCGGTGGCATACCGGCGGTCGGACCGGCGGCAGCGACAGGCGTGGCAgacttcggcggtcagaccggaggttcaacaccggtcaggccggcggcatccactcggtcagaccggaagatcaatctcggtcagaccaatctccgtcgatttcgagggtaacttttatttccgctaaaagttttcggtttttgggtataccaaccattcacccccctctggttggcttagttcttgtgattcgatcctacacgcAGATCTGGCGGCGACCCTTCTTCCCTAAGATGGAGCCGCTCGTCTCCCTCTCCCCAACGGTTCTACCGGTGGCGAAGGCGAcggtcggcggcagcggcggagctcAACGACCGAGATCGGGGGTGACGACGAACTCCCGGTATGCTCCTTCCAACTCCGGTCGCCGTCTCTCCAAACTCCCGCGTTGAAGGCAACGAAGCATCTCGGGAGGACAGCCAAGCGACGgtttcctctcccctccctaaCAAATTCTTGACGAGGAACAGGTGACCCATTTTGGCTCCCCGTTCTTCCTTTGGTCATGGGAGAAGTAAATGTGGCATAGAATCTTTTATGTGGAAGGTTGAGGCAAATGCCACCTAGATGCATTGTGAATGGCCTTATAGTGAATAAGCTGGATACCTTCATGTTCTTAATGAAATGCAAAAAGCGGTAGTAATTTATTTAACAAGGAAGTGATATTGTATTATAAATCAGTTTATCcgaaaaatttgacagatgtaacaATAGTGtaatcatagtgtaattacatcgCACCTTGAATGTACCTACAATacaacttgcatgtaacttttaaaaaatctTGCGATAATATGCTACTTTTACGAAGTAGAGGTTATGGGACTaaatgtcacatcctgattttcgtttcaggatttataaattatttaataaattaataatagaatttatattaaatgttcattaatttacaaagagcatttcagtaattatccacatattaaattaatcattaaatggtctaattataattttgttaagtactttgagtgtccaagtatgttcaagatttttcttggaattatttgagcattggaagtatttttaacaattcaaagatcatttaagtgattattttaattgggaaagtaataaaatcctcctcctcagcttgggccattttcggcccattccttcctttccttcctctctcttccgccggcccaacctgagccgcctcctctcctctcagcccAGCCGGAAAAGTCTACTATTCCTCCCTgcgctactgttcatcttccagctcaggcagagcccgagccagccgtgccgtgcacagtgccgccgcctcttccttccaaatctcgcctccccgttgctcctttttccaatttagttgaggggaaatattcctcttatcctcctctatctttacccccaaaaatcggagcaaatcgttgagtatcttatccgaatcgaactcgttttcgagtttatctccaaaaccgagtttttgatttcccggatcgatttcttgcgggaggagtccgatctcttcaatccaaggctataaataggaccccctagtcctcctctttcgtttgccccctctcccgtggtctcccgtgcctcgtagcgccgccgccacgtgctccgccccgccgtcgtcgccggccgagctccatccgcgtcgcgccgccgcttccgtcgtcgccgccggtcgccgtcaccgccgtaaggTGCGCCGAGGTGTGGAGAATCCCGGCCGCCTGACCCCCGAAGCCGCTGATCACCGGAgtcccgtcgccaccgccgaccgaagccgcgccgccgctagacctcgtcgccggccgtcgtcgttcgtcgtttggttcgagggtgagtaccgttgggttcgtctcgtcgtcctctacgtgttcatgtcctccaaatccgcagccggtcgccctagctccggcgaggtcgccatccgagccggccgcctttgatgaggtcatcatgacgtcatcatcgtttttctttttcctgtttttctaatagattaaatcttcggaaattcataactaaatcatcgtaactcggttttgagtggttcaagttgctaaattcatctaaaatcatgatctacatgtttgtttactttatatgtactgtttatttggtttttattagtctttttcttcgttttgcgtgttagcttgtcgtttccgtcgttgcgaaggttcgtgagtgcgccggaagtattcaagaagattaattgaagatcgattattgcaaggcaagtcacacagatcctaaacacaatcctttgagcatgttgatcctatatttaaattctctatttatttcaactgtgcatttattttcgaatgtcaccgggtggtgtgaacttattcctttgttatggccaatttgcattgattactttattccttgataccttgggttattataacttgactagttgggctttatatattggttcagctagatattagttatgattgcttagccatgcttagaaacattagcacactattgggataacttatgactcactattatttaaggatggcttaatgatagttcacgatggttaatcgtgattggttaattaattacttgccaactaaaacttgataatggtgggttgtgagcacatggttttgagagtcgtgctcatgacaattaaggaccggttcgcgagctactgttgtgaaacatttatcgtgccaaccacaagccagcgtgggcaacggctttatcttttgtgtagcgtgattcattatagtgcgccagactgagaagtggcgagaagtccacgggggtcgctggggagtccatgccttgtttataagggggtgattatgatccaggaaaggtgcgctgtaatgggttatgttgtgcaaggggtattgtcacaactcttttccgaggtaccgtggtggtattgaggcacatggtgacatgatgtggggttgtgtcttgtgggtacagtggtacacctctggccagagtaaaactattcgaatagccgtgcccgcggttatgggcgggttgagcaatgtttttcgtgattagtctcacacctctcacaataattatggatgttatacttggtaataatttgcttagctcctggtttggagttagatctgtacagccgggtatggttgttcaggatggttgggcctgtgcagcatgggtgtgctgttcagtgttgattaaaatttttaattaattactctattgttttactactcttaactctttgctaaatgctgctttcgcaaatgagcctatattatgccatcctttggtatccttgtgcacttgcatatttgctgtgtggcttgttgagtatgtcatatgctcattcttgcaataatcaatcaaacctcagttgaagataaaggatccagaaggagaagacgtttggcttataccccagttgagctgcctgtgggagtggagctgaagccatcgctagatcgttattccgctgctgttttcttttcttttgtaagtatgtaacgttattattatgatggatttgtatattaaattgtcagtttgtgtacctcggctgattcctggacgaggattttatgcacaaataagttcggaaattactagtgaatttccgggcgtgacaagttggtatcagagccatctcgactgtaggataagccaaatggtcaaaccttaaggacaAATCTTCCGAAAACataatttgtgaaaattttcctttcttccttatctagaattctttgcaaatcgTTTTGTCGTTCTTCCCCCTTCctctttcaacttgagtagtcGTTAATCTTGATGGAGAAACTCGAAGACGTCGATGTTGTCAACTTCTGCAAGTCAAGTGGATCGAGGAATAAGAAGATGATAGTCGAATCTTAAGTGTTCAGATAGAGTGAAGTTTGGAACCTATcttagaacctatgccgccaaagtgtctttgaagaatagttagtagggtagaacgcttgttgtttgctttgtgtgtaggtatggttgcattcccatcattggagtagttcattgatgagtgtgtaactatactaggttgcttgcttaatcaacttgaacaatataatggtctacacacatcagatcagtgttaacctggttaaggtcttgtctttagtgtaacccctctccttctacCTTTTCTAATCTgcatcagaatggtgggatcatttccggatgaacagagcagaaggacaaccaatcacCTGGGAAGAGTTTACCGAAggattcaagaagacacacGTACCTGTAGGagttgttgctttgaagaagcgtgagttTAGGGCTTTGAAGCACAAGGATCGTACCGTGGCAGagtatcttcatgagttcaatcgtctggcacgttatgctccagaagatgtgcgtactgacgaggaaaggcaggagaagtttttggaaggCTTAAAGGATGAGCTGTCAGTTATGTTGATCTCTCATGACTATGAGGATTTTCAGCAGCtggttgacaaagcaattcgacttgaagacaagaagaacaggatggataaccgtaaaaggaaaatgactgtattccaggaggcacaggatagtagccagaggcagcgtatcaagccactccaaattggtgaatCTTTTTCTGCAGGTCAAGAACAGTCACAACAGTTGGGCATCAGTGGTGAGATCAACTCAGAGACTAATGCAAGCAATGAAGACAATGATGAGCAAGCTACTCAATCAGTGTCATttcagcaggatcagtctcaAGAAGATAACAGTAATGGAAGGGAGCATCGGGTGTGTTTCAATTGTTATGAGCCAGGTCACTTCGTAAAagagtgtccgaagccgaaGCGTCAACAGCCACAAGGCCAAGTCAACAACATTGTCCTCACAGGAGCAAATGCAGTGCCGGTTGCATCTCAAGGGATACAGCTCAGCCATCAGTTCCAAAGCAGCAGTAGCTTTCTTTAAAACCTTAGAATAATTATTGGAGTTGTGGAATAAAAGATAGACTGTAGTTTACCTatgcctttttctttctagccgttccgaatctcgggacgagattctttgtaaggggggtagatttgtcacatcctgattttcgtttcaggatttataaattatttaataaattaataatagaatttatattaaatgttcattaatttacaaagagcatttcagtaattatccacatattaaattaatcattaaatggtctaattataattttgttaagtactttgagtgtccaagtatgttcaagatttttcttggaattatttgagcattggaagtatttttaacaattcaaagatcatttaagtgattattttaattgggaaagtaataaaatcctcctcctcagcttgggccattttcggcccattccttcctttccttcctctctcttccgccggcccaacctgagccacctcctctcctctcagcccAGCCGGAAAAGTCTACTATTCTTCCCTgcgctactgttcatcttccagctcaggcagagcccgagccagccgtgccgtgcacagtgccgccgcctcttccttccaaatctcgcctccccgttgctcctttttccaatttagttgaggggaaatattcctcttatcctcctctatctttacccccaaaaatcggagcaaatcgttgagtatcttatccgaatcgaactcgttttcgagtttatctccaaaaccgagtttttgatttcccggatcgatttcttgcgggaggagtccgatctcttcaatccaaggctataaataggaccccctagtcctcctctttcgtttgccccctctcccgtggtctcccgtgcctcgtagcgccgccgccacgtgctccgccccgccgtcgtcgccggccgagctccatccgcgtcgcgccgccgcttccatcgtcgccgccggtcgccgtcaccgccgtaaggTGCGCCGAGGTGTGGAGAATCCCGGCCGCCTGACCCCCGAAGCCGCTGATCACCGGAgtcccgtcgccaccgccgaccgaagccgcgccgccgctagacctcgtcgccggccgtcgtcgttcgtcgtttggttcgagggtgagtaccgttgggttcgtctcgtcgtcctctacgtgttcatgtcctccaaatccgcagccggtcgccctagctccggcgaggtcgccatccgagccggccgcctttgatgaggtcatcatgacgtcatcatcgtttttctttttcctgtttttctaatagattaaatcttcggaaattcataactaaatcatcgtaactcggttttgagtggttcaagttgctaaattcatctaaaatcatgatctacatgtttgtttactttatatgtactgtttatttggtttttattagtctttttcttcgttttgcgtgttagcttgtcgtttccgtcgttgcgaaggttcgtgagtgcgccggaagtattcaagaagattaattgaagatcgattattgcaaggcaagtcacacagatcctaaacacaatcctttgagcatgttgatcctatatttaaattctctatttatttcaactgtgcatttattttcgaatgtcaccgggtggtgtgaacttattcctttgttatggccaatttgcattgattactttattccttgataccttgggttattataacttgactagttgggctttatatattggttcagctagatattagttatgattgcttagccatgcttagaaacattagcacactattgggataacttatgactcactattatttaaggatggcttaatgatagttcacgatggttaatcgtgattggttaattaattacttgccaactaaaacttgataatggtgggttgtgagcacatggttttgagagtcgtgctcatgacaattaaggaccggttcgcgagctactgttgtgaaacatttatcgtgccaaccacaagccagcgtgggcaacggctttatcttttgtgtagcgtgattcattatagtgcgccagactgagaagcggcgagaagtccacgggggtcgttggggagtccatgccttgtttataagggggtgattatgatccaggaaaggtgcgctgtaatgggttatgttgtgcaaggggtattgtcacaactcttttccgaggtaccgtggtggtattgaggcacatggtgacatgatgtggggttgtgtcttgtgggtacagtggtacacctctggccagagtaaaactattcgaatagccgtgcccgcggttatgggcgggttgagcaatgtttttcgtgattagtctcacacctctcacaataattatggatgttatacttggtaataatttgcttagctcctggtttggagttagatctgtacagccgggtatggttgttcaggatggttgggcctgtgcagcatgggtgtgctgttcagtgttgattaaaatttttaattaattactctattgttttactactcttaactctttgctaaatgctgctttcgcaaatgagcctatattatgccatcctttggtatccttgtgcacttgcatatttgctgtgtggcttgttgagtatgtcatatgctcattcttgcaataatcaatctaacctcagttgaagataaaggatccagaaggagaagacgtttggcttataccccagttgagctgcctgtgggagtggagctgaagccatcgctagatcgttattccgctgctgttttcttttcttttgtaagtatgtaacgttattattatgatggatttgtatattaaattgtcagtttgtgtacctcggctgattcctggacgaggattttatgcacaaataagttcggaaattactagtgaatttccgggcgtgacgcTAAATCCCCTTAGTTGTGTGTGTGTTgtaattttcttcttctccactTGCATGAATCTTAAAGCAAATCTAATAGtttcaaaattacatgaaaGTTACCTATCAGTTACATTGTAATTAAATGTAAGTTACAATTTAAGTTACacaatgtaattacattacTATTGTATATATTTAAGTTTGATAAATTTTTAGTAGAAAGTTTGTCTGATAATTGTATAGCTAGTCCCTTATAAATTAtagaacaaatttcataaaaatACATGTACTTCATtcaaattattacaaaactatagatttagcatctataaataaaaaataaacatttaAGGCTAAGTTATCAGAAAACTATCAATTTTAGGGCCTATATCCATAACACTACTGATGTTATGTTTGACATATAAACATCCATGTTTTGTGATAAAATCGGTAGTAAGCATATAACTTTTCATAACTCTtactaaatatatagttttgcgaTACTTTACCTTTACCTTAAATATGCAGTAGTGAGATAAATTTGGAGTAAAATTTGTAGTTTAGAGATAcattattttaaatttgtagttttatgataattttaccaacatatatgtagttttatggaATTCACTTTAACTTCTAATTATTTTCACGGCTAAGTAGTTTTATGGAATTTACATTAACTTCTAATTATTTTCACGGCTAAGTGCGAACATTAGTTATTTAGTTTGTAGAAGAGGGCAATACGGACAAACAATTATGGCTAGTTTTAATAATCACCAGAAGTGAGTGGTTGAAGCAAAGCTTAGCCTGGAATGTGAATCAGTGACCGGCTAGCAGAACTTTCAGGTCCATTTCATCTGTCCGGTGTTTTCCAGATAAGAAACATAAAGTCAGACgataaaacagaaaaaaaaatgtgaaaattTTGTGCATACATTGGCTTCATTTCGACGGCATCTGTCGCACAGTGAAGGAGACTTTGTGTACATACATTGGCCGTGAGTTGATGCTGATCAGCGAAGGTGAATTTGGACACAAAAACGTTAAATTCATGCAGGTATGACGACAGCGGCTCAGAGCTACTACCGTCTGTTTAGAAAATCAAAAGCATAATAAGCAAGGGTAAAAAACTAGAATATACCATCCATTAATTCAGAGAGAAAACAAATAAGGTTAGACTCTCTCGGGCAATTCGGGAGGCGATCGAGAAGGCGAGAAGCATACAGGCTCTTGAGGAGAGGTTGCCCATGGCGACCACGGCAAGGTCGCCCATGGCGACCATGGCGATCTCGTGGGGGTTTGCGCAGGACAAAAGTGGGCTGCAACGTCTACATACGATTTTGAAGCGCAGATGGGTATCTCGTTTGTGGGGAGGTTTCAGCCCGAGAAGAGGGTGGCTAGCCCAAGCGGGAGGGCTGAGGCCCAGGAGAGATGGGGGCCAGCAACAGAGTtcgtagaggaggaggagattggCTCGGGACATCGATTGTTGTGGATTCGACTAGGGGAATCGAGTTCTATGCAGCTAGGGTTCGAAGCAAGGAGGGGAGAGGTAGAGAGATTGGCGGCGGAAGCAAGGGGAGGGGCTAGGAAGACGAATAGTGGGGAGATAGATTCCCCGCGCTCAACccctgttgggatacgcgtagactacgatagcataaatcaaaattttctatcgcgtcaACCAGGTGTTTACaccaaaatttggcacctatggacgaaataagGGAAAATTGCTAAAGTTTGAaaagtgacgggtttccttcacagggccggtcagaccacaggtgtgtgggcggtctgaccggctagtagggccggtcagaccgcaggtatttgggcggtcagactggcagggtccgagtccgagtctgttttcgtcggatctcgggtttccttgctcgggaaggcatgtttcgtgtttcctttagtttctatcccgagttggacgtggagaagggcctgtagagggcaagaccaacccctatttaagggacaaggtcggttcattgtaaaactcCCGAATACAAtttacttgaatcgttcttttacta
The window above is part of the Oryza sativa Japonica Group chromosome 7, ASM3414082v1 genome. Proteins encoded here:
- the LOC136357407 gene encoding uncharacterized protein, producing MNRAEGQPITWEEFTEGFKKTHVPVGVVALKKREFRALKHKDRTVAEYLHEFNRLARYAPEDVRTDEERQEKFLEGLKDELSVMLISHDYEDFQQLVDKAIRLEDKKNRMDNRKRKMTVFQEAQDSSQRQRIKPLQIGESFSAGQEQSQQLGISGEINSETNASNEDNDEQATQSVSFQQDQSQEDNSNGREHRVCFNCYEPGHFVKECPKPKRQQPQGQVNNIVLTGANAVPVASQGIQLSHQFQSSSSFL